CTACCGCATACTGCCACTTCTAATGTCCACTTTTCCGACGAAGGGGCGAAAACGTTTGAAACACGACACTCCCAGAATCCGGGAACTGGTCCATGGCGCAACTCCTCAATTTCATCCCCATGGGCTCCACCGCACCCGCCACCTTTCTCCAAACCTCGTTCCCCAACGACGTCGTCGATACCGACATCGTCCCCGGTCGGAAAATCTGCACCACCTTCCTCAACACGTGGACTACGTCCACATCACTCGACCTGGACCCCACGCACTCGAAGCTCGCGTAGCTGTAACCCTCCTCCGGCGTCACGTGAATCGTCGAGTACCACTCCCCATCCATGCCGTTCATCGAGTACCCGCACGGGTCGAACGCGAAGTCGCACACCAACGCGTGCGGGTTAATCCCGTCGATCCCAGTCAGCTCCGTCATTTCCCTACCGGCCGAGTCCCCGCTTCTGCCGTCGCCGGGACGGCGGAAAAACTTCCCTGCGAGTAGGGGGTCGAGGTCGGTCATGCAGATTTCCAACGTGTAGTTGTGGTGGTAGAGCGCGTGGGAGTCAGTGGTGGCGGTGAAGACGTGCCAGGCGTGGGAGGATGACTTGGAGGGCATGATGGAGGCTTTTCGGAAGCAGAGGTTGGGAGGGAGCGTGGCTTCTATGTAGGTGACTTCGTCGTTGAAGCTTGTGTGAGGGAAGGGTTGTGACAGAGGGAAGATGAAGGTTCCGCGAGTGTAGCGGCAGGAGGAGAGCGTTAGGCCGAGGTGGGTGTGGGCGTAGAAGATCAATGGTGTCATGGATTTGAGAAGCTGCGTGGTCCCACACGTTTTGATTATGATCTTTGTTGGGTACACAAAGAGGCTGGATTCTGATAACACATAAGCGTCGAAGTAGGAGTTTCCAACGGCCGAAACCACCGTGCATTGAACCTCTTGCAGAGTTTGGTGTATGCAATCAAAGTCGAGCTTTCGGAGACCCAGTTGAAGCAGGGCTGGGTCGTCACAGAAGAAGTGAAGCTCGAGCCGCTTCTCGAAGCCTTCGAAACCTGAGAATGCGAATGCCATTGGTGAAAAAAGGTAATGGTTTTTTTGGTGTTTGTGGTAGGGAAAGGTGAGGGAAAGGAAGGAAGGTGATTTGGATTTATAGGTGTGTGAGAATGAGAAGGAAGTAGGGTTTAGAAGAGAGGTGTGAGCATGCGGGTGATGGAACCAAGAATGATGATAGTAGCCATTATGAAGTGAATACGATGATTATATGCaacaattttgttatgtttttttactTCATTCTTCTCTACCTTCCTTCACAGACACCAACAACACACCACGCTCGTTAactcatttcttcttccttcattgCCTCCACCACTCTCTTTCATATTCTTCTACCTACGTATACAACTATTGCTTTTCCTGTAATATATTTACACACCTCAAACATCATCCTTTACATGTTTTCTCTTCTACTTAAACTCCTAATAGTAGTTGGATTATTCCAAATTCAcgattaatattaaaatattaataaacttaACACACTCCC
Above is a genomic segment from Vigna radiata var. radiata cultivar VC1973A chromosome 10, Vradiata_ver6, whole genome shotgun sequence containing:
- the LOC106775526 gene encoding S-adenosylmethionine decarboxylase proenzyme 4-like, whose translation is MAFAFSGFEGFEKRLELHFFCDDPALLQLGLRKLDFDCIHQTLQEVQCTVVSAVGNSYFDAYVLSESSLFVYPTKIIIKTCGTTQLLKSMTPLIFYAHTHLGLTLSSCRYTRGTFIFPLSQPFPHTSFNDEVTYIEATLPPNLCFRKASIMPSKSSSHAWHVFTATTDSHALYHHNYTLEICMTDLDPLLAGKFFRRPGDGRSGDSAGREMTELTGIDGINPHALVCDFAFDPCGYSMNGMDGEWYSTIHVTPEEGYSYASFECVGSRSSDVDVVHVLRKVVQIFRPGTMSVSTTSLGNEVWRKVAGAVEPMGMKLRSCAMDQFPDSGSVVFQTFSPLRRKSGH